The Nitrospira tepida genome includes a window with the following:
- a CDS encoding phosphoribosyltransferase gives MPWGQDYLFKDRRDAGRQLAQALVRYRDAPQTIVLGLPRGGVVVAYEISLALHLPLDVLVTRKLGTPGNPELAMGALAETGYRYLNRDVLDSYDVPARELEEEIGRQQREIARRIERYRQGRALPALAGDTVILVDDGIATGATFYASLAALREMKVGRLVAAVPVGPDRAREDLRELVDEVVILHTPSSFYGIGQFYADFHQIDDEEVLACLEGMRAALKRTPPPQEPGRSG, from the coding sequence ATGCCGTGGGGACAAGATTATCTGTTCAAGGATCGGCGCGATGCGGGCCGGCAACTGGCCCAGGCGCTTGTGCGATATCGAGATGCCCCGCAGACAATCGTGCTGGGGCTGCCGCGGGGCGGGGTCGTCGTGGCCTATGAGATCAGCCTGGCGCTCCATCTTCCGCTTGATGTCCTGGTGACCCGGAAGCTCGGAACGCCGGGCAATCCCGAACTGGCGATGGGAGCCTTGGCCGAAACCGGCTATCGATACCTGAACCGCGACGTGCTGGACTCTTACGACGTGCCGGCCCGCGAGTTGGAGGAAGAGATCGGCCGCCAGCAGCGGGAGATTGCGCGGCGGATCGAGCGGTATCGGCAGGGACGCGCGCTGCCGGCGTTGGCGGGCGACACGGTCATTCTCGTGGATGACGGGATCGCCACGGGCGCGACGTTCTATGCCTCCTTGGCGGCCTTGCGTGAGATGAAAGTCGGGCGGCTTGTGGCGGCGGTGCCGGTAGGGCCGGACCGGGCTCGGGAAGATTTGCGCGAACTGGTCGACGAGGTCGTCATCCTGCACACACCCTCGTCGTTTTATGGCATCGGACAATTCTATGCGGACTTTCATCAGATCGACGACGAGGAAGTGCTGGCGTGCCTGGAAGGCATGCGCGCCGCATTGAAACGGACGCCGCCTCCACAGGAGCCCGGTCGCAGTGGCTGA
- a CDS encoding PilZ domain-containing protein, translating to MQELRAHPRHMVDLPVLFVTPDSQGVGLKQGSLYNLSIGGCAVESPTPVTVGEGLALFIHLPDDRSAIKIDRALVRWASRGEFGVQFQSLRPEEQERLHLFLYAKPA from the coding sequence ATGCAGGAACTCCGAGCCCATCCGCGCCACATGGTCGATCTTCCCGTCCTGTTTGTCACGCCCGACAGCCAGGGCGTCGGACTCAAGCAGGGGAGCCTCTATAACCTCTCCATCGGCGGCTGTGCGGTGGAAAGCCCGACGCCCGTCACGGTGGGCGAAGGGTTGGCCCTGTTCATCCACCTTCCTGACGATCGGAGCGCCATCAAGATCGATCGGGCGCTGGTGCGTTGGGCTTCGCGCGGCGAGTTCGGCGTCCAGTTTCAGTCGCTCCGCCCGGAAGAACAGGAACGGCTCCATCTGTTTCTCTACGCGAAACCGGCGTAG
- a CDS encoding glycoside hydrolase family 140 protein, producing the protein MTRRIGLLAYGVLSALLCLGAAPLSPLRVSDNGHFLVTQDGTPFFWLGDTAWSLTKLSNDDIRLYLTDRAAKGFTGIQVTGGFNEDWMGFRESPFLDGDTDRPRESYWRHVDFIVDEAARQGLYVDLVVMWGQAYKQAFDGDAEKARRLGLWLGTRYRDRSNVIWVVSGEYDSINDYVPTLSDEQRALFVAMAEGLRLGHGGRQLMSIHPGAPASSAPEFHQEPWLDFNMLQSGHMDDAQAWQCHWSGGRCGEAYELVAMEYDRRPVKPVIDAEPIYDTKPDGFYMGAPGPGPRVGEDVMRRKAYWAVFAGAFGHVYGHNDIEIFYVPGEPTSNGQRGHWQKALDAPAAGQLRHLRTLVESRPMLTRIPDQSLIASDPGRGIHHAQATRASDGTYAWIYLPTGGSVVANLERLAAPGTASWFDPRTGQTIPVGGFVNRGTREFDAPGEVRSGNDWVLVLDVQIARSADGKGE; encoded by the coding sequence ATGACGCGAAGGATCGGCCTGCTCGCCTATGGAGTCTTGTCGGCGCTGCTCTGTCTGGGCGCCGCGCCGCTGTCCCCGCTGCGGGTCAGCGACAACGGGCATTTCCTGGTCACGCAGGACGGGACCCCTTTTTTCTGGTTGGGCGACACCGCCTGGTCCCTGACGAAACTCAGCAACGACGACATTCGCCTCTACCTGACGGATCGCGCGGCCAAAGGATTCACAGGGATTCAGGTGACCGGCGGGTTTAACGAGGACTGGATGGGATTTCGGGAGTCTCCGTTCCTCGACGGCGACACCGATCGCCCTCGCGAATCCTACTGGCGGCACGTCGATTTCATCGTGGACGAAGCGGCGCGGCAGGGACTCTACGTCGATCTCGTGGTGATGTGGGGCCAGGCCTACAAGCAGGCATTTGACGGGGATGCGGAGAAGGCAAGGCGGTTGGGACTGTGGCTCGGTACCCGCTATCGGGATCGATCCAACGTCATCTGGGTCGTCAGCGGCGAGTATGACTCAATCAACGACTATGTTCCGACCCTCTCCGACGAACAACGTGCCCTGTTTGTGGCCATGGCCGAAGGGTTGCGATTGGGGCATGGCGGGCGGCAGCTCATGTCGATTCATCCCGGCGCCCCGGCCAGCTCCGCACCAGAATTTCATCAAGAGCCCTGGCTCGATTTCAACATGCTCCAGTCCGGCCATATGGATGATGCGCAAGCCTGGCAATGCCATTGGTCGGGAGGACGCTGCGGGGAGGCCTATGAGCTGGTCGCGATGGAGTACGACCGCCGGCCTGTCAAGCCTGTGATCGATGCCGAGCCGATCTATGACACCAAACCAGACGGGTTTTATATGGGGGCGCCCGGCCCTGGTCCGCGTGTGGGCGAGGACGTGATGCGAAGGAAAGCCTATTGGGCGGTCTTTGCCGGCGCGTTCGGCCATGTCTATGGTCACAACGATATCGAGATTTTCTATGTGCCGGGCGAGCCCACCAGCAACGGGCAACGCGGACATTGGCAAAAGGCTCTGGATGCGCCGGCCGCCGGACAGCTTCGGCATCTACGAACGCTGGTGGAGTCACGCCCCATGCTCACGCGTATTCCGGATCAATCCCTCATCGCGTCCGATCCTGGACGTGGCATCCACCACGCTCAAGCGACCCGCGCGTCGGACGGCACCTATGCCTGGATCTATCTTCCCACCGGCGGCTCGGTGGTCGCGAACCTGGAACGGTTAGCGGCTCCAGGGACGGCATCCTGGTTCGATCCGCGAACCGGGCAAACGATACCCGTGGGCGGGTTTGTGAACAGGGGAACCCGCGAATTCGACGCGCCGGGAGAGGTCCGGAGCGGAAATGACTGGGTGCTTGTGTTGGACGTGCAGATTGCTCGATCGGCAGACGGGAAGGGGGAATGA
- a CDS encoding MlaC/ttg2D family ABC transporter substrate-binding protein: MKGVAQSWCGRLGAAALFAVGVAQAAVPPTEAVRGTVTEVLRILGDETLKRPERLAQRRRMLKEAVGARFSYEEMSKRTLAGQWKQLSESERTEFVDLFRSFLTDTYADRIEGYAGEDIRYVGERLDGPYAEVRTKVVSNKADFPMDYRLLNRSGEWLVYDIVIDGVSLVRNYRGQFEKIIRDSSYQGLLERLRQRVKEFTWAVETGGITAATVSERVVF, from the coding sequence ATGAAAGGAGTTGCGCAATCCTGGTGTGGTCGCCTCGGCGCCGCCGCCCTGTTCGCAGTCGGCGTCGCCCAGGCGGCGGTGCCTCCGACGGAGGCCGTACGGGGCACGGTCACCGAGGTGCTGCGCATATTGGGGGATGAGACCCTGAAGCGCCCCGAACGGTTGGCACAGCGCCGGCGCATGCTGAAAGAAGCGGTCGGGGCTCGGTTCAGCTACGAGGAAATGTCCAAGCGCACGTTGGCAGGACAATGGAAACAACTCAGCGAGTCCGAGCGAACGGAGTTCGTCGATCTCTTTCGATCCTTCTTGACGGATACCTATGCGGACAGGATCGAAGGCTATGCCGGCGAAGACATCCGTTATGTCGGCGAGCGGCTGGACGGGCCCTATGCGGAGGTCAGAACCAAGGTCGTATCGAACAAGGCGGATTTTCCAATGGACTATCGACTCCTCAATCGATCGGGCGAGTGGTTGGTGTACGATATCGTGATCGACGGCGTCAGTCTCGTGCGCAACTACCGCGGGCAGTTTGAGAAGATCATCCGCGACTCGTCATATCAGGGACTCCTGGAGCGGCTGAGACAAAGAGTCAAGGAGTTCACATGGGCCGTGGAGACCGGCGGAATCACGGCGGCGACCGTGTCCGAACGAGTTGTATTCTGA
- a CDS encoding universal stress protein — translation MQILLAVDQSSYANTVLAWMRDFPHPPGTRITIAHVIEPFDVLDTLPGEPRSGVERRRADEAQAVLERATLVLRTRYRDIKCALRQGPAIYELLKLIRETQPDLIVTGTRGLQAARGLVLGSVSQRLLSYAPCSVLLIPAQTKLKVPLTVLLASDGSRGAKTAAGIVANLPKIGRIGLVSVVPPVDQQEVRLYQRETKQPPGLIKRQIQLARYDLAKRAMDATRTVLDGVKAEVKTKVLVGRPGDALPREAKRQNSGLLVLGSRGLTGRMAEVLGSVSLTVAQRATCPVLVVKRPL, via the coding sequence ATGCAAATATTGCTGGCCGTGGATCAATCCTCTTACGCAAATACCGTGCTCGCCTGGATGAGAGACTTTCCCCATCCACCCGGAACGCGCATCACGATCGCGCATGTGATCGAACCGTTCGACGTGCTCGACACGTTGCCGGGAGAGCCGCGGTCCGGCGTCGAGCGAAGGCGGGCGGATGAAGCCCAAGCCGTCCTGGAGCGGGCCACCCTGGTCCTGCGCACACGCTATCGCGACATCAAATGCGCTCTCCGTCAGGGGCCGGCCATCTACGAACTGCTCAAGCTGATTCGGGAGACCCAGCCGGACCTCATCGTGACCGGCACGCGAGGACTCCAGGCCGCGAGGGGGTTGGTCCTCGGCAGCGTGTCGCAACGGCTGCTGAGTTACGCACCCTGTTCCGTGTTGCTCATTCCGGCTCAGACCAAGCTCAAGGTTCCGCTGACGGTGCTCCTGGCGAGCGATGGCTCGCGAGGGGCCAAGACCGCCGCCGGGATCGTGGCGAACCTGCCCAAGATCGGGCGCATCGGCCTGGTGTCCGTCGTTCCGCCGGTAGACCAGCAAGAGGTCAGGCTCTATCAGCGAGAGACGAAGCAACCCCCCGGCCTGATCAAGCGCCAGATTCAATTGGCGCGCTATGATCTGGCGAAACGGGCCATGGATGCGACGAGGACCGTTTTGGACGGGGTGAAGGCTGAGGTGAAGACGAAAGTCCTGGTCGGGCGTCCGGGAGACGCGCTGCCCCGCGAAGCCAAGCGGCAGAACAGCGGGTTGCTCGTCCTCGGTTCCCGTGGCTTGACCGGCCGGATGGCCGAGGTGTTGGGCAGCGTGTCCTTGACCGTCGCGCAGCGGGCGACCTGTCCCGTGTTGGTGGTCAAGCGCCCGCTGTAG
- a CDS encoding outer membrane beta-barrel protein gives MRLSRVALILLVLLGWSLPALLVPSAVQAEEKWKQTYEGVKPGTWYLGVRAGFTPLTQELRRNTDTDVGHLLNFQAMYAVNKWLFLGMMIEWERHSVDQERPSLNLGHLDTVSVLPTLELRPFRVGPISPYANMSFGVNVNGFGEDRGNIGNTTISPSNNFAWRLGWGADYALTEQLALNVEMAYKRNDGHVTIGNVRSDDWNASSFGFLVGVRLFFF, from the coding sequence ATGCGGCTGTCTCGTGTTGCGCTGATTCTGCTGGTCCTGCTGGGTTGGTCTCTGCCGGCCCTGCTCGTTCCCTCCGCCGTCCAGGCGGAAGAAAAATGGAAACAGACCTATGAAGGCGTGAAGCCAGGCACCTGGTATTTGGGCGTACGGGCCGGTTTCACCCCCTTGACGCAAGAGTTGAGACGGAACACGGATACGGACGTGGGCCACCTGCTGAACTTCCAAGCGATGTATGCCGTCAATAAATGGCTGTTCCTCGGCATGATGATCGAGTGGGAGCGGCACTCGGTGGACCAGGAACGGCCGAGCCTGAATCTCGGCCATTTGGATACCGTGTCGGTGCTGCCCACGCTGGAACTCCGGCCCTTTCGGGTCGGGCCGATCAGTCCTTATGCCAACATGAGCTTCGGCGTCAACGTGAACGGGTTTGGAGAGGACCGCGGCAACATCGGCAACACCACGATCAGCCCCAGCAACAATTTCGCCTGGCGGCTTGGCTGGGGCGCGGACTACGCGCTCACGGAACAACTGGCCCTGAACGTGGAAATGGCCTACAAGCGCAACGACGGCCATGTCACGATCGGCAACGTGCGGTCGGATGATTGGAACGCCTCCTCGTTTGGGTTTCTCGTCGGCGTGCGCCTCTTCTTCTTTTGA